In Juglans microcarpa x Juglans regia isolate MS1-56 chromosome 4S, Jm3101_v1.0, whole genome shotgun sequence, a single window of DNA contains:
- the LOC121263011 gene encoding cytoplasmic tRNA 2-thiolation protein 1, translating into MEEADGNGKSMKGRGRLCCICNKRRAALKRPKTLEQICRECFYEVFEEEIHQVIVENQLFKPGERIAIGASGGKDSTVLAYVLSELNRRHNYGLDLFLLSVDEGITGYRDDSLETVKRNEIQYELPLKIVSYKDLYGWTMDEIVKMIGLKNNCTFCGVFRRQALDRGAALLKVDKLATGHNADDIAETVLLNILRGDIARLSRCTSIITGEDGPIPRCKPFKYTYEKEIVMYAYFKRLDYFSTECIYSPNAYRGFAREFIKDLERIRPRAILDIIQSGEDFRISTSTKMPEQGTCERCGYISSQKWCKACVLLEGLNRGLPKLGIGRSRGLNDDRKKGIKENIGTKSIESKQCGTLDF; encoded by the exons ATGGAGGAAGCCGACGGAAACGGGAAGTCCATGAAGGGCAGGGGTCGCCTGTGCTGCATCTGTAACAAGAGAAGGGCCGCCCTCAAAAGACCCAAAACCCTTGAGCAG ATTTGCAGGGAGTGTTTCTATGAGGTCTTTGAGGAGGAGATCCATCAGGTAATTGTGGAGAACCAATTATTCAAGCCGGGTGAACGAATTGCTATTGGCGCCTCTGGTGGAAAAG ATTCCACAGTCCTTGCTTATGTATTATCAGAATTGAATCGGCGACACAATTATGGTCTGGATCTCTTCCTATTGTCAGTTGATGAGGGCATTACAGGGTACAGGGATGACTCTCTTGAAACTGTCAAACGAAATGAAATTCAG TATGAACTACCACTAAAAATTGTCTCATACAAGGATCTGTACGGGTGGACAATGGATGAAATTGTGAAGATGATAGGTTTAAAGAATAATTGCACATTTTGTGGTGTTTTCCGCCGCCAG GCCCTTGATCGAGGTGCTGCGTTGTTGAAAGTAGACAAGCTTGCTACTGGACATAATGCAGATGATATTGCTGAAACAGTTCTTTTGAACATTTTACGAGGAGATATTGCAAG ATTGAGTAGATGCACTTCAATAATCACCGGTGAAGATGGACCAATTCCAAGATGCAAACCTTTTAAGTACACGTATGAGAAGGAGATTGTTAT GTATGCATATTTCAAGAGGCTGGACTACTTCTCCACTGAAT GCATTTACTCTCCAAATGCATATCGTGGTTTTGCTCGTGAGTTCATAAAGGATTTGGAAAGAATCAG ACCTAGGGCCATACTTGACATAATCCAGTCAGGGGAGGATTTCAGGATTTCCACTTCCACTAAAATGCCAGAGCAAGGGACTTGTGAACGCTGTGGCTACATTTCGAGCCAG AAATGGTGTAAAGCTTGTGTTTTGCTCGAGGGACTGAATCGGGGATTGCCAAAGCTGGGCATTGGGCGGAGTCGAGGTCTTAATGATGATCGTAAGAAGggaataaaggaaaatattggAACAAAGAGTATTGAGAGCAAGCAATGTGGAACTTTAGACTTCTGA